Proteins from a genomic interval of Papaver somniferum cultivar HN1 chromosome 4, ASM357369v1, whole genome shotgun sequence:
- the LOC113275533 gene encoding GDP-L-galactose phosphorylase 2-like gives MLTIKRVPTVVSNYQEDVSASAAAETVGCGRNCLGKCCLPVSKLPLYAFKGDGIDSIKGGEEPEVSFFDTLILGQWEDRMSRGLFRYDVTLCETKVIPGEYGFVAQLNEGRHLKKRPTEFRVDRVLQPFDGSKFNFTKVGQEEVLLRFEQSFDEKTHYFASSAVDSDSISPSVVAINVSPIEYGHVLLIPCVLECLPQRIDHESFLLALHMAKEAANPFFRLGFNSLGAFATINHLHFQAYYLSVPFPVEKAPTQKITMANGLPDNGVTISELLNYPVRALVFEGGNTLKDLSDVVSNACIFLQETNIPYNVLISDCGNRIFLFPQCYAEKQALGEVSQELLDTQVNPAVWEISGHIVLKRKNDYDDASENYAWSLLAEVSLSEERFQEVKTYIFEAAGLQEMVCVAEKEEGEGNEDVKDEDEDSLFGSSSRTSATYYPQGCLVQQ, from the exons ATGTTGACCATCAAAAGAGTTCCTACTGTTGTTTCTAATTACCAAGAAGATGtttctgcttctgctgctgctgaaactgTTGGCTGTGGCCGTAATTGCCTTGGAAAGTGCTGTTTACCTG TGTCCAAGCTTCCTTTATACGCATTCAAGGGAGATGGGATTGATTCAATCAAAGGAGGAGAGGAACCTGAGGTGTCTTTCTTTGATACCTTAATTCTTGGGCAATGGGAGGATCGAATGAGCCGTGGCCTTTTTCGATATGATGTAACACTGTGTGAGACTAAGGTTATTCCTGGAGAGTATGGATTTGTTGCACAACTGAATGAAGGACGTCACCTTAAGAAGCGACCAACTGAGTTCCGTGTCGATCGAGTGCTACAACcctttgatgggagcaaattcaACTTCACAAAAGTTGGGCAGGAAGAGGTGCTTTTGCGCTTTGAGCAGAGTTTTGATGAAAAGACCCATTACTTTGCTAGTTCAGCTGTCGATTCGGATTCTATTTCTCCTAGTGTGGTCGCCATTAAT GTGAGTCCAATTGAGTATGGGCATGTACTTCTGATTCCCTGTGTTCTTGAATGCTTGCCTCAAAGGATTGACCATGAGAGCTTCTTGTTAGCTCTTCATATGGCAAAAGAAGCAGCAAACCCCTTTTTCAGATTGGGTTTTAACAGTTTGGGTGCCTTTGCAACAATCAATCATCTCCATTTCCAG GCGTATTACTTATCTGTGCCCTTCCCTGTTGAGAAGGCTCCTACTCAGAAGATAACCATGGCAAATGGACTTCCAGATAATGGGGTTACAATCTCTGAGCTGTTGAACTATCCAGTTAGAGCTCTTGTTTTTGAGGGGGGCAACACATTAAAAGATCTCTCTGACGTTGTCTCTAATGCTTGCATTTTTCTTCAAGAGACCAACATTCCATACAATGTTCTCATCTCTGATTGTGGAAACCGAATCTTCCTCTTTCCTCAG TGTTACGCTGAAAAGCAAGCACTTGGGGAAGTGAGTCAGGAGCTTCTTGATACCCAAGTAAATCCAGCCGTGTGGGAGATAAGTGGACATATAgtgttgaagaggaagaacgacTACGACGACGCATCTGAAAATTATGCCTGGAGCCTCCTTGCGGAGGTGTCTCTCTCCGAGGAAAGGTTTCAAGAAGTGAAAACCTATATATTTGAAGCTGCAGGTTTACAGGAAATGGTTTGTGTTGCAGAAAAAGAGGAAGGAGAGGGCAATGAAGATGTCAAAGATGAGGATGAGGATTCTTTGTTCGGGAGCTCATCTCGCACCTCTGCCACATATTACCCCCAAGGTTGTCTGGTTCAGCAGTGA